From Triticum urartu cultivar G1812 chromosome 2, Tu2.1, whole genome shotgun sequence, a single genomic window includes:
- the LOC125535430 gene encoding heparanase-like protein 2 yields MAAQAAGTLFLCILVLSGAPYAIAAGGEKATVSVRAVTAISHTDDDFICATLDWWPRDKCNYGMCPWHNSSIINLDLYSPILYNAVKAFNSLRIRLGGSLQDQITYKVGKHYADCPSFRRNDDRLFGFTDGCLAMNRWDELNIFFRRTNTTVTFGLNALRGRRKSAENGSTLHVGGWDGRNARDLMRYTVSKGYRVESWELGNELCAGGVEAKVMAAQYGKDVLRLRKMVEKVYNGTGHLPKVLAPGGFYDGPWFSEMLRVSGPGVVDAVTHHIYNLGSGKDKELINKMQDPYYLDKVAQTFSDMEATVRESGPWSAAWVGESGGAYNSGGKDVSDRFANSFWYLDQLGMSAVFGTKVYCRQALVGGNYCLLNTTTLAPNPDYYSALLWHRLMGPGVLQTTAAAGSPYLRSYAHCSKKQPGVTVLLINLSNSTAFDITVAGDMDLHPPPRRLLQAEAGGGEAAVCGGRREEYHLSPEGGDIQSQVVMLNGEPLALGPCGQIPELRPAIAINGCTPVHVEPHSIAFVRFTGFKAPACA; encoded by the exons ATGGCCGCTCAAGCTGCCGGGACCCTTTTCCTTTGCATCCTCGTCTTATCCGGTGCGCCGTACGCCATCGCCGCCGGGGGCGAGAAGGCGACCGTGTCGGTGAGGGCGGTGACGGCCATCTCCCACACCGACGACGACTTCATCTGCGCGACGCTCGACTGGTGGCCCAGGGACAAGTGCAACTACGGCATGTGCCCCTGGCACAACTCCTCCATCATCAACCTG GATCTCTACAGCCCTATCCTGTACAATGCTGTCAAAG CCTTCAACTCGTTGCGGATTAGGCTCGGAGGATCGCTGCAGGACCAGATCACGTACAAAGTTGGCAAGCACTACGCCGACTGCCCCAGCTTCCGGCGAAACGACGACCGCCTCTTCGGCTTCACCGACGGCTGCCTCGCCATGAACCGCTGGGACGAGCTCAACATCTTCTTTCGGCGAACCAA CACGACGGTGACGTTCGGGCTGAACGCACTGAGGGGCCGGCGCAAGTCCGCCGAGAACGGCAGCACGCTCCACGTCGGCGGCTGGGACGGCCGCAACGCGCGCGACCTGATGCGCTACACCGTGAGCAAGGGGTACCGCGTGGAGTCGTGGGAGCTGGGCAACGAGCTGTGCGCCGGCGGCGTGGAGGCCAAGGTGATGGCGGCGCAGTACGGGAAGGACGTGCTCCGGCTCAGGAAGATGGTGGAGAAGGTGTACAACGGCACCGGCCACCTCCCCAAGGTCCTCGCGCCGGGGGGCTTCTACGACGGGCCCTGGTTCTCCGAGATGCTGCGCGTCTCCGGCCCCGGCGTCGTCGACGCCGTCACGCACCACATCTACAACCTCGGCTCCG GGAAGGACAAGGAGCTGATCAACAAGATGCAGGACCCGTACTACCTGGACAAGGTGGCGCAGACGTTCAGCGACATGGAGGCGACGGTGCGGGAGTCCGGGCCGTGGAGCGCGGCGTGGGTGGGCGAGTCCGGCGGCGCGTACAACAGCGGCGGGAAGGACGTGTCGGACCGGTTCGCCAACAGCTTCTGGTACCTGGACCAGCTGGGGATGTCGGCCGTGTTCGGCACCAAGGTGTACTGCCGGCAGGCCCTCGTCGGCGGGAACTACTGCCTCCTCAACACCACCACGCTCGCCCCCAACCCGGACTACTACAGCGCGCTGCTCTGGCACCGGCTCATGGGCCCGGGGGTCCTCCAGACCACCGCCGCCGCTGGCTCGCCGTACCTCCGCTCCTACGCGCACTGCTCCAAGAAGCAGCCTGGCGTGACGGTGCTCCTCATCAACCTGTCCAACTCGACGGCGTTCGACATTACGGTGGCCGGCGACATGGACCTGCACCCGCCGCCGCGGAGGTTGCTGCAGGCGGAagccggcggcggggaggcggcggtgTGCGGCGGGCGGAGGGAGGAGTACCACCTGAGCCCCGAGGGCGGCGACATCCAGAGCCAGGTGGTGATGCTCAACGGGGAGCCGCTCGCGCTCGGCCCGTGCGGCCAGATCCCCGAGCTGCGGCCGGCGATTGCCATCAACGGGTGCACGCCGGTGCACGTCGAGCCCCACTCCATCGCGTTCGTCAGGTTCACCGGCTTCAAGGCTCCTGCCTGCGCGTAA